From the genome of Propionispora vibrioides, one region includes:
- a CDS encoding peptidoglycan recognition protein family protein, translating to MKGVTLEELRQLALDSKASLWQKACSLNREVKLYLHWSAGHYGQFFDDYHINIDRDGSVYVSTEDLSAVLAHTWRRNTGSVGMALACCYGATTKDLGNEPPTAAQMEAMAQVISVLASVLGIPIDLQHVLTHGEAGDNMDGLDITEKYGMNSTCERWDIAILHTGDGWGSGGDILRGKAIWYQYHS from the coding sequence ATGAAAGGGGTAACACTGGAAGAGTTAAGACAGCTTGCCTTAGACAGCAAGGCCTCGCTTTGGCAAAAGGCTTGCAGCCTGAATCGCGAGGTGAAATTATATCTGCACTGGTCTGCCGGTCATTATGGGCAGTTTTTTGACGATTATCATATCAATATTGACCGGGATGGCAGTGTGTATGTCAGCACGGAAGATCTGAGCGCCGTATTAGCCCATACCTGGCGGAGAAATACGGGCAGTGTGGGAATGGCACTAGCTTGCTGTTATGGCGCCACAACGAAAGACTTGGGGAACGAACCGCCGACGGCTGCACAGATGGAAGCTATGGCACAGGTGATCAGTGTGTTGGCCAGTGTCCTGGGAATTCCCATTGATTTGCAGCATGTTCTGACCCATGGCGAGGCCGGTGACAATATGGATGGCCTTGATATAACCGAAAAGTACGGTATGAACAGTACTTGCGAACGTTGGGATATCGCCATACTGCATACCGGTGATGGATGGGGTTCCGGCGGCGATATCCTTAGAGGAAAAGCTATCTGGTATCAATATCATTCGTAG
- a CDS encoding glycine-rich domain-containing protein yields the protein MATYTKKLHIRKNNIITDICLYTTTSEVGSDYVILNINGNIVYAKLGSTTDANASPLRIRKSSSVYAVLTQATPPYGSISYTVAGTYTFTTSGGVTKIKITLVGGGGAADDYWEEDNKEGYIDPNYSCGGGGGSGYFSTGIYDVTPNTSYIVTVGAGAGINSNYKQTYGKSSSVGNIVSVNGGQTGSRGSNTDGGIGGVNGTKGDINQLPMKGGTGGVPPAPYAPYGKGGNGGEPAGYGGAKATAGVNGMVKIEWGIGIQ from the coding sequence ATGGCTACTTATACAAAAAAATTACACATTAGAAAAAACAACATTATTACAGATATTTGTTTATACACAACCACAAGTGAAGTCGGTAGTGATTATGTAATTTTAAATATTAATGGAAATATAGTATACGCAAAGTTAGGTAGTACAACAGATGCAAATGCCAGTCCACTGCGAATTAGAAAGAGTAGTTCTGTGTATGCTGTTCTAACCCAGGCAACACCGCCATATGGTAGCATATCCTATACAGTAGCCGGAACTTATACTTTTACCACATCAGGTGGAGTCACAAAAATCAAAATTACCTTAGTCGGCGGTGGCGGTGCCGCCGATGATTATTGGGAGGAGGATAACAAAGAGGGGTATATAGATCCTAATTATTCCTGTGGCGGCGGTGGTGGAAGTGGATATTTTTCAACAGGGATATATGATGTGACCCCAAATACTTCCTATATAGTAACTGTTGGCGCAGGAGCCGGTATAAATAGTAACTATAAGCAGACATATGGAAAAAGCAGTTCGGTTGGTAATATTGTGTCCGTTAATGGTGGCCAGACTGGTAGTCGCGGCTCAAACACTGATGGTGGAATAGGTGGTGTTAATGGGACAAAAGGAGATATCAACCAATTGCCGATGAAAGGTGGCACCGGCGGGGTTCCTCCCGCTCCATATGCACCATACGGGAAAGGTGGAAACGGTGGAGAACCGGCGGGATATGGGGGAGCTAAGGCCACAGCAGGGGTAAATGGTATGGTTAAGATTGAATGGGGCATTGGGATACAATAG